From Microbacterium pseudoresistens, the proteins below share one genomic window:
- a CDS encoding heavy metal translocating P-type ATPase yields the protein MTISDTRARRTSAAPVELDVSGMTCAACAGRVERALNKLDGVTASVNYATERAIITGLPDSEVPTAIRQVENAGYGAHLRDGSDDAWSARATEVRISSLRRRLAVSALLTVPLMDITIVLALVPGWRFPGWEWVCVLMALPIVTWAAWPFHRATLRNLRHGAVSMDTLVSLGIAASFGWAILTLLLGFGTTEAAGYWLGFGVTPAGADSIYLDVAAGMTTFQLAGRYFETRSRRKAGDVLGALNALAATHVRVVRDGVEAIEPATALRIGDIFVVLPGEIIPADGTVRAGTAAVDASMMTGEPVPVPVGPGASVTGGTISTDGRLEVTTTSVGANTQLAQMAALTEQAQARKARVQNLVDRIVTWFVPAVITLAIIVTVAWTLTGTPFAQAFGIGISVLIIACPCALGLATPTALMVGIGRAATLGILIKGHDALEASGTITTVVLDKTGTLTTGRMTVETATAFGIPEHELWRLAASVEQGSEHAIARAIQDAARAHVTDLHSLEDFTALPGLGATARIAGSTLLIGNADLLREHDIDLTPAATALADAHEQGHTVALVARDGHLIGLLALADTIKPGAADAISALRAQDLTTVLLTGDSPAAGARIAAELGIERVHAGVAPAQKADVVRELQAAGEKVAMVGDGINDAVALATADLGLALVSGTDIALKAADIILVRDDLHVIPDAIAISRKTLRTIRTNLGWAFGYNIAAIPIAAAGLLNPLIAAAAMSLSSVLVVYNSLRIQRVRSTETGSVR from the coding sequence ATGACGATCTCTGACACCAGAGCCAGACGAACGTCGGCTGCGCCTGTCGAACTCGACGTCTCAGGCATGACCTGCGCCGCGTGCGCCGGACGCGTCGAACGGGCCCTGAACAAGCTCGACGGCGTGACCGCGAGCGTCAACTACGCCACCGAACGCGCCATCATCACAGGGCTCCCCGACAGTGAGGTGCCCACGGCGATCCGTCAGGTCGAGAACGCGGGATACGGTGCGCACCTGCGCGACGGCAGCGACGACGCCTGGTCCGCGCGCGCCACCGAGGTGCGGATCTCCTCCCTGCGCCGCCGCCTGGCGGTCTCCGCTCTGCTCACCGTGCCACTGATGGACATCACCATCGTCCTCGCGCTCGTCCCCGGGTGGCGGTTCCCCGGCTGGGAATGGGTCTGCGTGCTGATGGCGCTGCCGATCGTGACCTGGGCTGCGTGGCCGTTTCACCGGGCTACGCTCCGCAACCTCCGTCACGGCGCGGTCAGCATGGACACCCTTGTCTCCCTCGGCATCGCCGCCTCGTTCGGGTGGGCGATACTCACCCTGCTGCTTGGGTTCGGCACCACGGAAGCCGCCGGCTACTGGCTCGGGTTCGGTGTCACCCCCGCAGGCGCGGACTCGATCTATCTCGACGTCGCCGCCGGCATGACGACGTTCCAGCTCGCCGGCCGCTACTTCGAGACCCGCTCCCGCCGTAAGGCCGGAGACGTGCTCGGGGCGCTGAACGCTCTCGCCGCCACCCACGTCCGGGTCGTCCGCGACGGCGTCGAGGCGATTGAGCCCGCCACGGCGCTGCGGATCGGCGACATTTTCGTCGTCCTCCCGGGGGAGATCATCCCCGCCGATGGCACTGTCCGTGCGGGCACAGCCGCGGTCGATGCGAGCATGATGACGGGAGAACCCGTCCCCGTCCCGGTCGGCCCCGGCGCATCGGTGACCGGCGGCACGATCAGCACCGACGGCCGGCTGGAAGTGACCACGACCTCGGTTGGCGCGAACACGCAGCTGGCGCAGATGGCGGCCCTCACCGAACAGGCACAGGCACGTAAAGCGCGCGTGCAGAACCTCGTCGACCGCATCGTCACCTGGTTCGTGCCCGCCGTCATCACCCTCGCGATCATCGTCACTGTCGCCTGGACGCTCACCGGAACCCCGTTCGCGCAGGCATTCGGCATCGGGATCAGCGTCCTCATCATCGCCTGCCCCTGCGCCCTGGGTCTGGCGACCCCCACCGCGCTCATGGTCGGCATCGGCAGGGCCGCGACCCTTGGCATCCTCATCAAAGGCCATGACGCCCTCGAAGCCTCCGGCACCATCACCACCGTTGTCCTCGACAAGACCGGCACCCTGACCACCGGCCGCATGACCGTCGAGACCGCGACCGCCTTCGGAATCCCCGAGCACGAACTCTGGCGCCTCGCCGCGTCCGTCGAGCAGGGCTCCGAGCATGCGATCGCTCGCGCCATCCAGGACGCCGCCCGCGCTCACGTCACCGACCTGCACTCCTTGGAAGACTTCACCGCGCTCCCCGGTCTCGGCGCCACCGCCCGCATTGCCGGCAGCACCCTCCTCATCGGCAACGCCGACCTCCTCCGCGAACACGACATCGACCTCACCCCCGCCGCCACTGCGCTCGCCGACGCCCACGAACAAGGGCACACCGTCGCCCTCGTCGCCCGCGACGGACACCTAATCGGGCTACTGGCCCTGGCCGACACCATCAAACCCGGCGCCGCCGACGCCATCAGTGCGCTGCGCGCGCAGGACCTCACCACCGTTCTCCTCACCGGGGACAGTCCCGCCGCCGGCGCCCGCATCGCCGCCGAGCTCGGCATCGAACGCGTCCACGCCGGTGTCGCCCCCGCCCAGAAGGCCGACGTCGTCCGTGAACTCCAAGCGGCAGGGGAGAAGGTGGCGATGGTCGGCGATGGCATCAACGACGCCGTCGCTCTCGCTACCGCCGACCTCGGCCTCGCGCTCGTCTCCGGGACCGACATCGCCCTCAAGGCCGCCGACATCATCCTCGTCCGCGACGACCTCCACGTCATCCCCGACGCGATCGCGATCTCCCGCAAGACACTCCGCACGATCCGCACCAACCTCGGCTGGGCCTTCGGATACAACATCGCCGCGATCCCCATCGCCGCAGCAGGCCTCCTCAACCCCCTCATCGCCGCGGCCGCGATGTCTTTGTCCTCCGTGCTCGTCGTCTACAACAGCCTCCGCATCCAACGCGTCCGCAGCACCGAGACTGGGTCTGTCCGCTGA
- a CDS encoding cytochrome c oxidase assembly protein — translation MPPIDQWVTFEPLTGSPVAIAALLLAALYLRGAIWMWRRGRRWAIARTASFLIGCVLIFAITMFGVNRLATESITALVFQQITLLTVVPPLLIAGSPGLLLLRSTPHTGLGRLVLRAAHGGLRSRFWSAALHPVVAIVIAILLYPVLYLTDAISVIMRIPFGHDVLLVVILILGIVSATPLWSSDPLPRQPSFAARFIDIAVEIQIHAIFGLILLRTATPLFSAYATPTGSHDPVIDQAIAGTLVWTYAELPMFVVLIVCLSRWRARDVRTSRQRQKAEDAELDSYNEYLASLSRRRNES, via the coding sequence ATGCCGCCGATCGACCAGTGGGTCACGTTCGAACCCCTCACCGGCTCACCCGTCGCCATCGCCGCCCTGCTGCTCGCGGCGCTGTACCTGCGAGGAGCGATCTGGATGTGGCGACGCGGGCGCCGTTGGGCGATCGCCCGCACAGCATCGTTCCTGATCGGGTGCGTCCTGATCTTCGCTATCACGATGTTCGGTGTGAACCGTCTCGCAACGGAATCCATCACAGCGCTGGTGTTCCAGCAGATCACCCTGCTGACCGTCGTTCCGCCGCTCCTCATCGCAGGGTCACCCGGGCTGCTGCTCCTGCGCAGCACACCGCACACCGGCCTCGGGCGTCTCGTCCTCCGTGCTGCACACGGGGGACTGCGCTCACGATTCTGGAGCGCGGCACTGCACCCTGTGGTCGCCATCGTCATTGCGATACTGCTGTACCCGGTCCTCTACCTGACCGACGCGATCAGCGTCATCATGCGCATCCCCTTCGGCCACGACGTCCTGCTCGTCGTCATCCTCATCCTCGGCATCGTCTCGGCAACACCGCTATGGTCCTCCGATCCGCTACCGCGCCAACCCTCCTTCGCCGCACGATTCATCGACATCGCAGTCGAGATCCAGATCCACGCCATTTTCGGCCTCATCCTCCTTCGTACCGCCACGCCGCTGTTCAGCGCATACGCCACCCCCACAGGCAGCCATGACCCCGTCATCGACCAGGCGATCGCCGGCACGCTGGTATGGACCTACGCGGAGCTGCCGATGTTCGTAGTGCTCATCGTCTGCCTGTCCCGCTGGCGAGCCCGCGACGTGCGCACCTCGAGACAGCGACAGAAAGCCGAGGACGCCGAACTCGACTCTTACAACGAGTACCTCGCCAGCCTCTCCCGAAGACGGAACGAGAGCTAG
- the ccsB gene encoding c-type cytochrome biogenesis protein CcsB: MPGTETLSLDGISLLLVWTAIATYALAFVAYTVDLAQRSARTNPALEQQRTPTLVGAVDQGSPNAPALPAQARPDDIHVPPAQRPRLLWARIGTALTVLAFLFQLAGTIARGIAAERVPWANMYEFALTGTVLIVAVYLLALRRYDLRFLGAFLVGMIVLLLGGATLSFYVEVVPLMDPLKSIWLVIHVFVASLATALFALACGLSVTQLLQSRRERRASISPESAGQRGGFLRTLPSGEVLETLAYRFVIVGFMFWTFTLIAGAIWANDSWGRYWGFDTKEVWTFVIWVLYAGYIHARATRGWRGNRSAWLCIIGFAAVLFNFTVVNVYFPGLHSYSGLT, translated from the coding sequence ATGCCCGGAACAGAAACGCTCTCCCTCGATGGCATCTCACTGCTGCTGGTGTGGACAGCCATCGCCACCTACGCGCTGGCGTTCGTCGCTTACACGGTCGATCTCGCACAGCGCTCCGCCCGCACGAACCCGGCTCTGGAGCAGCAGCGCACGCCGACCCTTGTCGGCGCCGTTGACCAGGGGTCTCCGAATGCTCCGGCTCTGCCCGCACAGGCGCGGCCGGACGACATCCACGTCCCGCCCGCACAACGCCCGCGGTTGCTGTGGGCGAGGATCGGCACGGCGCTCACCGTGCTCGCCTTCCTCTTCCAGCTCGCCGGGACCATCGCGCGCGGCATCGCCGCAGAGCGGGTTCCCTGGGCGAACATGTACGAGTTCGCGCTCACTGGGACGGTCCTGATCGTCGCCGTCTACCTCCTCGCCCTCCGGCGGTATGACCTGCGATTTCTCGGCGCGTTCCTGGTGGGCATGATCGTGCTGCTGTTGGGCGGTGCCACGCTCAGCTTCTACGTCGAGGTCGTCCCGCTGATGGACCCGCTCAAGAGCATCTGGCTCGTCATTCACGTCTTCGTTGCCTCCCTCGCCACCGCCCTGTTCGCCCTCGCTTGCGGTCTCTCCGTCACGCAGCTGCTGCAATCCCGCCGTGAACGTCGCGCGAGCATTTCCCCTGAATCCGCAGGGCAACGCGGCGGGTTCCTGCGTACCCTGCCCTCCGGCGAGGTGCTCGAGACGCTCGCCTATCGGTTCGTGATCGTCGGCTTCATGTTCTGGACCTTCACTCTGATCGCCGGAGCGATCTGGGCGAACGACTCCTGGGGACGCTACTGGGGCTTCGACACCAAGGAGGTCTGGACATTCGTGATCTGGGTGCTCTACGCCGGGTACATCCACGCCCGCGCCACCCGCGGCTGGCGAGGCAACCGCTCAGCCTGGCTGTGCATCATCGGATTCGCCGCCGTGCTGTTCAACTTCACCGTCGTTAACGTGTACTTCCCCGGCCTGCACTCCTACTCCGGCCTCACCTGA
- the lnt gene encoding apolipoprotein N-acyltransferase has protein sequence MQLSLTPAAGAVPTADVSSSSSGLPLWAAIPAALIGGLALSLASPPVGWWPLALLGVTLALITLVGRSIGGAALVGAGFGGVFFFTHLIWVGEFLGPVPWIALAGLETILFSIGAVLIALAYRWAARLPHRGAAQLVGIPLLVGGLWAGREVVLGSWPYSGFPWARIGMTLVESPMAEVASWTGVTGLSFLFVAMCAGVVQWARAGGLRFLRGTLPAAAVMALLLLAPQFPTSPAGTFEVGWVQGNGPAAYFDTREPGDVLAAQAQATAPLLGQPMDLLAWPEGGVDDDPLADTATAATLDRIVREADAPLLMNAATARGGDVFNSSLLWTTQPDERQRHDKINPVPFGEYVPDRWLYEMIVPDLVGLIQREYTPGTLPPLVTVDDVGVGLAICFDVIYDQVIWDGAREGAQLYVFQTNNADFRGTAENLQQLAFARMRAIETGRAIVNVSTTGTSQVIAPDGTTVATIPVDTASAAITTVPLRTGLTPATILGPWISVLVPVGALGVLTALGILHRIRNRSSV, from the coding sequence ATGCAACTGTCCCTGACACCCGCGGCCGGTGCCGTGCCCACCGCCGACGTCTCTTCCTCGTCGAGCGGGCTGCCGCTCTGGGCAGCGATTCCCGCCGCGCTCATCGGAGGGCTCGCGCTGAGCCTGGCCTCGCCGCCGGTGGGGTGGTGGCCGCTGGCTCTGCTTGGCGTGACCCTGGCGTTGATCACCCTCGTCGGCCGGAGCATCGGCGGGGCAGCGCTGGTCGGCGCCGGCTTCGGGGGAGTGTTCTTCTTCACCCATCTGATCTGGGTGGGAGAGTTTCTTGGTCCTGTTCCGTGGATTGCTCTTGCCGGTCTGGAGACGATCCTGTTCAGCATCGGTGCCGTCCTGATCGCCCTCGCCTACCGGTGGGCGGCACGACTCCCACATCGGGGTGCAGCGCAGCTGGTCGGGATCCCCCTGCTAGTTGGCGGCCTGTGGGCGGGCAGGGAAGTCGTTCTCGGTTCGTGGCCGTACTCCGGGTTCCCCTGGGCGCGCATCGGGATGACGCTCGTCGAGAGCCCGATGGCGGAAGTCGCCTCCTGGACGGGCGTAACAGGGCTCTCCTTCCTGTTCGTCGCGATGTGCGCCGGCGTCGTGCAGTGGGCGCGCGCCGGCGGGCTCAGATTCCTGCGCGGCACCCTTCCGGCCGCCGCTGTCATGGCTCTCCTGCTCCTCGCCCCGCAGTTCCCGACCTCGCCCGCGGGCACGTTCGAGGTCGGGTGGGTGCAAGGCAACGGCCCGGCGGCATACTTCGACACCCGAGAACCTGGTGATGTGCTCGCCGCACAGGCGCAGGCGACCGCTCCGCTACTTGGACAACCGATGGATCTCCTGGCCTGGCCCGAAGGGGGAGTGGACGACGATCCCCTCGCCGATACCGCCACCGCTGCCACGCTCGACCGCATCGTCCGCGAAGCCGACGCCCCGCTACTGATGAACGCCGCGACCGCGCGGGGAGGGGATGTGTTCAACTCGTCCCTGCTCTGGACCACGCAGCCTGATGAACGCCAGCGGCACGACAAGATCAACCCCGTCCCGTTCGGGGAGTACGTCCCCGATCGCTGGCTATACGAGATGATCGTCCCGGACCTTGTCGGACTGATCCAACGCGAGTACACCCCGGGCACACTCCCGCCGCTGGTCACTGTCGATGACGTCGGAGTCGGGTTGGCGATCTGCTTCGATGTGATCTACGACCAGGTCATATGGGACGGCGCACGCGAGGGGGCCCAGCTGTACGTCTTCCAGACCAACAACGCCGACTTCCGCGGTACCGCGGAGAACCTGCAGCAACTCGCCTTCGCCCGCATGCGCGCGATCGAGACCGGCCGCGCCATCGTCAACGTCTCCACGACCGGCACCAGCCAGGTGATCGCCCCCGATGGGACAACCGTCGCCACCATCCCCGTCGACACCGCCTCCGCAGCGATCACCACCGTCCCCCTGCGTACCGGCCTCACACCTGCCACGATTCTCGGACCCTGGATCAGTGTGCTGGTCCCGGTCGGCGCTCTCGGTGTCTTGACCGCGCTCGGGATCCTCCACCGCATCCGCAATCGCTCGTCCGTATGA
- a CDS encoding cytochrome c oxidase assembly protein, translated as MNDWIPDTPPTLGAFLTPILPPAPVLPALGLLMAVLYLAGAIRLWRQRRGWSVTRTVCFLLGCIVLVAVTGLAVEGYGYLLFSVFMFQQLTLLMAIPPLLVLGSPGTLLLRATPHRGFGRVILRLALAGLRSRIARWALSPWVAMPLFLISFYGLYLGGLADPILQTPGGHPLLEIAFLAAGVLFTIPILSHDPLPVRMTYPGRAMDLFAEAALHAFFGVFLMMSPTLFVEHFAGPTRSMGIDPLDDQWLAGGLAWSYGEGPTVVMLLYVMHRWFRDDTTRAAKADTYADTHGDPELDAYNAYLDALRKKDT; from the coding sequence ATGAACGACTGGATTCCCGACACACCGCCGACGCTGGGGGCGTTTCTCACGCCAATCCTGCCGCCGGCTCCGGTGCTGCCGGCGCTCGGCCTGCTCATGGCCGTGCTGTACTTGGCCGGTGCCATCCGGCTCTGGCGGCAGCGACGAGGATGGTCGGTGACCCGGACGGTGTGTTTCCTCCTCGGATGCATCGTCCTGGTCGCCGTGACCGGCCTGGCGGTGGAGGGGTACGGGTACCTGCTGTTCTCGGTCTTCATGTTCCAGCAGCTCACCCTGCTAATGGCCATCCCGCCGCTGCTCGTGCTCGGCTCTCCGGGCACTCTGCTGCTGCGCGCCACCCCGCATCGCGGGTTCGGGCGAGTGATCCTCCGTCTCGCTCTGGCCGGGCTGCGCAGTCGCATCGCACGATGGGCACTGAGCCCCTGGGTCGCGATGCCGCTGTTCCTGATATCGTTCTACGGCCTCTACCTCGGAGGTCTCGCCGACCCGATCCTGCAGACCCCGGGCGGGCATCCGCTGCTGGAGATCGCGTTCCTCGCAGCCGGCGTGCTGTTCACCATCCCGATCCTGTCCCACGACCCGCTCCCCGTGCGGATGACGTACCCCGGCCGAGCGATGGACCTGTTCGCCGAAGCAGCCCTCCACGCCTTCTTCGGCGTGTTCCTGATGATGAGCCCGACGCTATTCGTCGAGCACTTCGCCGGCCCCACGAGGTCGATGGGCATCGACCCGCTGGACGATCAGTGGCTCGCCGGAGGCTTGGCCTGGTCCTACGGGGAAGGACCCACCGTGGTGATGCTCCTCTACGTCATGCACCGGTGGTTCCGTGACGACACCACCCGTGCCGCCAAGGCCGACACGTACGCCGATACCCATGGCGATCCCGAGCTCGACGCCTACAACGCCTACCTCGATGCCCTCCGCAAGAAGGACACCTGA
- the resB gene encoding cytochrome c biogenesis protein ResB, with protein MSPSRSETITDAPVDPLRPDDHADGNDSAIAQPTLGIMGWARWAWRQLTSMRTALVLLLLLAIAAVPGSLFPQRSADPNGVIQWQRENPEAYPIVDAIGLFDVYLSPWFSAIYLLLFTSLIGCVTPRTKHHYKALRSQPPRTPARLSRLADYDERTVSATDPAERAREAVDAAERQLRRTGYRVHRYDGRGTLSVSAERGYLRETGNLVFHTALIGVLVSVGLGGGFSYTGQRVVVEGTTFVNALSDYSSFDAGRFIDGTGLAPYSLTLDEFQVTYQPPGTPGAGQAGDFSADVTVRIPGEQDRAESVIVNYPISVAGDRIHLLGNGYAPTITVRDAAGELVYTESQPFLPQDSNMTSLGIIKIPDGLPEQVGLTGFFYPTAGVLDSGAYTSIYGDVINPLLTFNVYSGDLGIDDGTPRSVYTLETGGLTQLTGGTTGVDSIELTPGETADLPNGWGTVTWEIASPEDPVKRFASLQIQRDPTAGWVLAFSIFAMLGLFAGLFVPRRRIWIKAHPTDDGVRLEYAGLARGEDPTLRKAVVDIADAHTAALTGTSDSSPKTGENR; from the coding sequence ATGTCCCCCTCCCGCTCTGAGACCATCACCGACGCGCCCGTCGACCCCCTGCGACCCGACGACCACGCCGACGGCAACGACTCTGCCATCGCCCAGCCGACGTTAGGGATCATGGGGTGGGCGAGATGGGCGTGGCGTCAGCTGACCAGCATGCGCACCGCCCTGGTGTTGTTGCTGCTGCTGGCGATCGCCGCCGTGCCCGGATCGCTGTTCCCGCAGCGCAGCGCTGACCCCAACGGGGTGATCCAGTGGCAGCGCGAGAACCCCGAGGCCTATCCGATCGTGGATGCCATAGGGCTGTTCGACGTGTACCTGTCGCCATGGTTCTCGGCGATCTACCTGCTGCTGTTCACGTCGCTGATCGGATGCGTAACCCCGCGCACGAAACACCACTACAAGGCCCTCCGATCCCAGCCTCCCCGCACGCCGGCGCGCCTGTCCCGGCTCGCCGACTATGACGAGCGCACAGTTTCGGCCACCGATCCTGCGGAACGGGCACGCGAGGCGGTCGATGCCGCTGAGAGGCAGCTGCGGCGCACCGGCTATCGGGTGCACCGCTACGACGGCCGCGGGACGCTCTCTGTGTCCGCCGAGCGCGGATACCTGCGCGAGACCGGCAACCTCGTCTTCCACACCGCGCTGATCGGCGTGCTCGTCTCCGTCGGTCTCGGAGGCGGCTTCTCCTACACAGGCCAGCGTGTCGTCGTCGAGGGCACCACCTTCGTCAACGCTCTCAGCGACTACTCCTCGTTCGATGCCGGCCGGTTCATCGACGGCACCGGCCTCGCCCCGTACTCGCTCACCCTTGACGAGTTCCAGGTCACATATCAGCCGCCTGGCACGCCGGGGGCTGGGCAGGCGGGAGACTTCTCCGCCGACGTCACAGTCCGCATCCCCGGTGAGCAGGACCGGGCCGAGAGTGTGATCGTGAACTATCCCATCTCCGTCGCCGGCGACCGCATCCATCTGCTGGGCAATGGCTACGCCCCCACGATCACCGTACGCGATGCGGCCGGAGAACTTGTGTACACCGAGTCGCAGCCGTTCCTCCCGCAGGACTCGAACATGACCTCCCTTGGGATCATCAAGATCCCCGACGGGCTGCCCGAGCAGGTCGGTCTGACGGGGTTCTTCTATCCCACTGCAGGTGTGCTGGACTCCGGCGCTTACACCTCCATCTACGGCGACGTCATCAACCCGCTGCTCACCTTCAACGTGTACAGCGGCGATCTCGGTATCGACGATGGCACTCCGCGATCGGTATACACTCTCGAAACCGGCGGGCTCACCCAGCTCACCGGTGGCACGACGGGAGTGGACTCCATCGAGCTGACCCCGGGGGAGACCGCCGACCTGCCGAACGGGTGGGGCACCGTCACCTGGGAGATCGCGTCGCCTGAGGACCCGGTCAAGCGATTCGCGTCGCTGCAGATCCAGCGCGACCCGACCGCCGGATGGGTGCTGGCCTTCTCAATCTTCGCGATGCTCGGCCTCTTCGCCGGGCTCTTCGTGCCCCGACGCCGCATCTGGATCAAAGCACACCCGACCGACGACGGTGTCCGCCTCGAGTACGCGGGACTGGCCCGCGGCGAAGACCCCACCCTCCGCAAAGCCGTCGTCGACATCGCCGACGCCCACACGGCGGCGCTCACGGGCACCTCCGACTCATCCCCGAAGACGGGAGAGAACCGATGA
- a CDS encoding cytochrome c biogenesis CcdA family protein, producing the protein MNPGDLVADGALWVAVPIATLAGLISFVSPCVLPLVPGYLGYLGGTSSGTAARGSTGAATAERMRLLLGVFLFIAGFTVVFVTVTILGGTFGLLLLQYANVLTRVFGVVVIILGLVFIGFFGIAQRTLRPRLQTRAGLLGAPLLGFALGVGWTPCIGPTLAAILSVSWNLGDPARAGLLGLAYSLGLGLPFLALALGWGWASRSVAFLRRHIRTLNIVGGGMLVLLGILMVTGLWTVMMSALQQVVINVPLPL; encoded by the coding sequence ATGAACCCGGGAGATCTCGTCGCAGACGGCGCCCTGTGGGTCGCGGTCCCGATCGCGACCCTTGCGGGCCTGATCTCCTTCGTCTCCCCGTGCGTGCTGCCTCTGGTGCCCGGATACCTCGGGTACCTCGGCGGCACCTCGAGCGGCACCGCCGCACGCGGGTCGACCGGCGCGGCGACGGCGGAGCGCATGCGGCTGCTGCTGGGCGTGTTCCTGTTCATAGCCGGGTTCACTGTCGTGTTCGTTACCGTGACGATCCTGGGCGGGACGTTCGGGTTGTTGCTGCTGCAATATGCGAACGTCCTGACCCGTGTGTTCGGTGTCGTAGTGATCATCCTCGGCCTGGTATTCATCGGGTTCTTCGGGATCGCGCAGCGCACCCTCCGCCCACGCCTGCAGACCCGTGCTGGGCTGCTCGGCGCACCGCTGCTCGGGTTCGCCCTCGGCGTCGGGTGGACACCGTGCATCGGCCCGACGCTCGCCGCGATCCTGTCGGTCTCCTGGAACCTCGGCGACCCAGCTCGGGCGGGCCTCCTGGGCCTGGCCTACTCGCTCGGGCTCGGCCTGCCTTTCCTCGCGCTCGCTCTCGGATGGGGATGGGCATCCCGGTCGGTCGCATTCCTGCGCCGCCACATCCGCACCCTGAACATCGTCGGCGGGGGAATGCTCGTCCTCCTCGGCATCCTGATGGTGACCGGGCTGTGGACTGTCATGATGTCCGCCCTCCAGCAGGTGGTGATCAATGTCCCCCTCCCGCTCTGA
- a CDS encoding TlpA family protein disulfide reductase, with amino-acid sequence MTCRIMVAVVAVLLGAIALTGCAASDSLAQQYQEGDEKGYISGDFQVQEIAAGERGDPVAFEGVTETGETVSGDDYRGEVLVVNFWYAACGPCIVEAPMLEEVWQEYQDQGVSFLGVNTYDQPATALSFARDNNVTYPSVIDVNDGKVKLVFAQVTPIQATPTTLVVDREGRVAARIIGQLQSASILSTLVRDVLGESP; translated from the coding sequence ATGACCTGCCGGATCATGGTCGCTGTCGTCGCGGTACTCCTGGGTGCCATCGCTCTGACGGGGTGCGCCGCGAGCGACTCCCTGGCGCAGCAGTACCAGGAGGGGGATGAGAAGGGGTACATCTCTGGGGACTTCCAGGTGCAGGAGATCGCAGCGGGAGAGCGGGGCGACCCGGTGGCCTTCGAGGGTGTCACCGAGACCGGGGAGACAGTCTCCGGCGACGACTACCGAGGCGAGGTGCTGGTCGTGAACTTCTGGTACGCCGCCTGCGGACCGTGCATCGTCGAAGCGCCGATGCTGGAGGAGGTGTGGCAGGAGTACCAGGACCAGGGCGTGTCCTTCCTTGGCGTGAACACCTACGACCAGCCCGCCACAGCGCTCTCCTTCGCCAGGGACAACAACGTTACCTACCCCAGCGTGATCGACGTCAATGACGGCAAGGTCAAGTTGGTGTTCGCGCAGGTCACCCCGATCCAGGCGACTCCGACGACGCTCGTGGTCGACCGGGAGGGGCGGGTCGCTGCGCGGATCATCGGGCAGCTGCAGAGCGCATCCATCCTGTCCACCCTCGTCCGCGACGTCCTTGGGGAATCACCATGA
- a CDS encoding DUF6804 family protein, translated as MSAKQRTPSTFQRNALAPGLLGAAVLFTAPLWTNGGLFQVVLFVTAILAAIVAWFAGQARQWWWIPVFVAVLVLWNPVVPFPFTGPVWAAAQPAAAIVFLVAGALIKVRRP; from the coding sequence ATGAGCGCGAAGCAACGCACCCCGTCCACCTTCCAGCGCAATGCTCTGGCACCGGGACTGTTGGGTGCGGCCGTGCTGTTCACCGCTCCGCTGTGGACGAACGGCGGTCTGTTCCAGGTGGTGCTGTTCGTGACAGCGATCCTCGCAGCGATCGTGGCCTGGTTTGCCGGGCAGGCACGCCAATGGTGGTGGATTCCTGTGTTCGTCGCGGTCCTCGTGCTGTGGAACCCGGTCGTGCCCTTCCCGTTCACAGGTCCGGTCTGGGCGGCGGCGCAGCCGGCTGCGGCCATCGTTTTTCTGGTCGCGGGGGCACTGATCAAGGTGCGTCGACCATGA
- a CDS encoding signal peptidase II encodes MSPNRARYLAVTALVAAGIVVIDQATKAAALATLSEETRIPLLGDLFGLQLAFNPGAILSLGSGFTGVITLVGVGAVVWVFLAASRARTAEFAVAFGFILGGALGNLIDRLFSPPGFGVGHVTDFLAYGNLFIGNLADIALGIGVVLLLGVTWTRRRTVEPARSARVEAGAA; translated from the coding sequence ATGAGTCCTAACCGGGCGCGATATCTCGCGGTGACTGCCCTTGTGGCGGCGGGGATCGTGGTGATCGATCAGGCCACGAAGGCGGCTGCTCTCGCGACGCTGAGCGAGGAGACTCGTATCCCGCTCCTGGGTGACCTGTTCGGCCTCCAGCTCGCGTTCAATCCGGGTGCGATCCTCTCCCTCGGGTCCGGGTTTACTGGCGTGATCACCCTGGTCGGAGTCGGAGCGGTGGTCTGGGTGTTTCTCGCGGCGAGCCGTGCACGCACGGCAGAGTTCGCGGTGGCGTTCGGGTTCATCCTGGGCGGCGCACTAGGGAACTTGATCGACCGGCTGTTCTCACCACCCGGGTTCGGCGTCGGGCATGTGACCGACTTCCTCGCCTACGGGAACCTGTTCATCGGGAACCTCGCCGACATCGCCCTCGGTATCGGCGTCGTCCTCCTTCTCGGGGTGACCTGGACCCGACGGCGCACGGTCGAGCCGGCTCGCTCGGCACGAGTGGAAGCAGGTGCCGCATGA